The Gammaproteobacteria bacterium genome contains a region encoding:
- the rlmN gene encoding 23S rRNA (adenine(2503)-C(2))-methyltransferase RlmN, giving the protein MTGTDANRVNLLDFDRPGLETWFAGLGEKPFRAVQVMKWIHQQGVTGFEAMSNLSKALRGRLSEGAEVRLPEVISEQTSDDGTRKWMLRLPAGGAVETVFIPETGRGTLCISSQVGCPLECSFCATGKQGFNRNLGTAEIMGQIFLAARLLGQFPCTPERRRITNVVFMGMGEPLLNFDNVVRAINVMLDDNAYGLSRRRVTISTAGVVPAMDRLKEASPVSLAVSLHAPNDKLRDQLVPLNRTYPLKELLAACRRFAGGYSNHEQITFEYVMLDGVNDSPAQARALVRLLAGIPAKVNLIPWNPVNGVDHRRSPPEAVDRFRAILQQAGLVTVTRKTRGDDIDAACGQLVGRVEARAARHRRERATG; this is encoded by the coding sequence ATGACCGGGACTGATGCCAATCGCGTCAATCTGCTCGACTTTGATCGACCGGGTCTGGAGACCTGGTTTGCCGGCCTGGGTGAAAAACCCTTTCGCGCCGTGCAGGTGATGAAGTGGATCCACCAGCAGGGCGTCACCGGATTCGAGGCCATGTCGAATTTGAGCAAGGCGTTGCGCGGGCGCCTGTCGGAAGGGGCGGAGGTCCGGCTGCCGGAAGTCATCTCGGAGCAGACCTCCGACGATGGCACGCGCAAGTGGATGCTGCGACTCCCGGCCGGCGGCGCCGTCGAAACCGTGTTCATACCCGAGACCGGACGCGGCACCTTGTGCATCTCATCACAGGTCGGCTGTCCGTTGGAGTGCAGTTTCTGCGCCACCGGCAAGCAGGGCTTCAATCGCAACCTGGGCACGGCTGAAATCATGGGACAGATTTTTCTGGCGGCCCGCCTGCTGGGACAGTTCCCCTGCACCCCGGAACGACGGCGGATCACCAATGTCGTATTCATGGGGATGGGCGAGCCGCTGCTCAATTTCGACAATGTGGTGCGCGCCATCAACGTCATGCTTGATGACAACGCCTATGGCCTGTCGCGCCGCCGCGTTACCATCAGCACGGCGGGCGTCGTCCCGGCCATGGATCGCCTGAAAGAAGCGAGTCCCGTGAGCCTCGCCGTTTCCCTGCACGCGCCGAATGACAAACTCCGCGATCAACTGGTGCCGCTCAATCGCACCTACCCGCTCAAGGAATTGCTGGCGGCCTGCAGACGTTTCGCCGGGGGATACAGCAACCACGAGCAGATCACCTTTGAATACGTCATGCTTGACGGCGTCAACGACAGCCCCGCGCAGGCCCGCGCGCTGGTGCGGCTGCTGGCCGGGATACCGGCCAAGGTGAATCTGATCCCGTGGAATCCCGTCAACGGCGTGGACCATCGACGCTCACCGCCGGAGGCCGTCGATCGTTTCCGCGCTATACTGCAACAGGCGGGTCTCGTCACCGTCACGCGCAAGACGCGCGGTGACGACATCGATGCCGCCTGCGGCCAGCTGGTGGGGCGCGTGGAGGCGCGCGCCGCACGGCATCGCCGTGAACGCGCAACCGGCTGA